The Hydrogenobacter thermophilus TK-6 genome window below encodes:
- a CDS encoding CobW family GTP-binding protein, with amino-acid sequence MLSAFVITGFLGSGKTTLLMNSVREHLKNRRIAIIVNEFGEVGVDGKILKNAYSQVLELPEGCICCTLHAEFEKALWEIRQKYDPEVLLVETSGAAEPFPVMLSLQSLGCTVEGVMCLIDAYNFEKYSHEPTTRHQIGSSNMLVLNKTDLVDEEKLKSVEQEVVRIWHSYRLKNLFTGEPVFRDFKLYKTSYGKLPVEVFEGIFALKAKLEAPEEDYHQHHLEHQVLYFDQPLEYEKLVSLLESFPKEVFRAKGVVRVKEVPQALVVNYAFGGLDLSQTLPDYQGKSFLVVIKKSDN; translated from the coding sequence ATGCTTTCTGCCTTCGTGATAACGGGCTTTCTGGGAAGCGGCAAGACTACTCTTCTGATGAACTCTGTAAGGGAGCACCTGAAAAACAGAAGGATAGCCATAATAGTCAACGAGTTTGGAGAGGTAGGAGTTGATGGGAAAATACTAAAAAACGCTTACTCTCAGGTGCTGGAGCTTCCAGAAGGCTGCATATGTTGCACCCTTCACGCGGAGTTTGAGAAGGCTCTCTGGGAAATAAGACAGAAGTATGACCCTGAGGTGCTTCTGGTGGAGACTTCCGGTGCAGCCGAACCCTTCCCTGTGATGCTCAGCCTCCAGAGTCTGGGATGCACCGTAGAAGGTGTAATGTGCCTCATAGATGCCTATAACTTTGAAAAGTATTCACACGAGCCTACCACAAGGCACCAGATAGGAAGCTCCAACATGCTGGTTCTTAACAAAACGGACCTGGTGGACGAGGAGAAGCTAAAAAGCGTAGAGCAGGAAGTGGTTCGCATATGGCACTCCTACAGGCTCAAAAACCTCTTTACGGGTGAGCCTGTATTCAGAGACTTTAAACTCTACAAAACCAGCTACGGAAAGCTACCTGTGGAAGTCTTTGAGGGCATCTTTGCGCTAAAAGCGAAGCTGGAAGCTCCCGAAGAAGACTACCACCAGCACCACCTTGAGCATCAGGTCCTTTACTTTGACCAGCCTTTGGAGTATGAAAAGCTTGTGAGCCTGCTGGAGAGTTTTCCCAAAGAAGTGTTCAGAGCTAAAGGTGTAGTAAGAGTAAAAGAGGTTCCGCAGGCTCTCGTGGTTAACTACGCCTTTGGTGGTCTGGACCTTAGCCAGACACTTCCCGACTATCAGGGTAAATCCTTCCTGGTGGTAATCAAAAAATCTGACAACTGA
- a CDS encoding thiamine pyrophosphate-dependent enzyme, whose amino-acid sequence MGLEYVRISPGFERYMPKDYVDLVKYGQFGRQMDVQQLGQFKELVEEHPMCAGCFMAYFIRVFYAALPNPEDTIVIGTAGCARLALSQAAVPFIYGNYGDTNAVASGLKRALTIRFPDKVKDVVVMAGDGGLIDIGFGMTMHSWFRREKFTTIMVDNEVYGNTGGQESGMSPKGVQLKMAPKGKQFDKINAVELAKVAGCVYVAKLAPTNPKRIAKTIRRAVLAARHFGPTFIHAYTSCNIEYSIPTEKVLEDARKREKQDFGFYEWMTDEVKEYFEELERKPEEVRT is encoded by the coding sequence ATGGGTTTGGAATATGTAAGGATATCACCGGGCTTTGAGAGATACATGCCCAAAGACTACGTGGACTTGGTCAAGTACGGGCAGTTTGGCAGGCAGATGGATGTCCAGCAACTGGGTCAGTTCAAAGAGCTGGTGGAAGAGCATCCCATGTGCGCGGGATGCTTCATGGCTTACTTCATAAGGGTGTTCTACGCAGCTCTTCCCAATCCAGAAGATACAATAGTGATAGGCACAGCAGGCTGTGCCAGACTGGCTCTTTCTCAGGCAGCAGTCCCCTTTATATACGGCAACTACGGAGACACCAATGCGGTGGCCTCCGGACTCAAGAGAGCTCTCACCATACGTTTCCCCGACAAGGTCAAGGATGTGGTGGTAATGGCTGGCGACGGTGGTCTTATTGACATAGGCTTTGGCATGACCATGCACTCCTGGTTCAGGCGCGAGAAGTTCACCACCATCATGGTAGACAACGAGGTTTACGGAAACACAGGTGGACAGGAAAGCGGTATGTCTCCTAAGGGAGTCCAGCTCAAGATGGCACCTAAAGGCAAGCAGTTTGACAAGATAAACGCTGTGGAGCTGGCAAAAGTAGCTGGATGCGTTTATGTGGCAAAGCTCGCTCCTACCAATCCCAAGAGGATAGCCAAGACCATAAGGAGAGCTGTGCTGGCGGCAAGGCACTTTGGACCTACCTTTATCCACGCCTACACCTCCTGCAACATAGAGTACTCCATACCCACCGAAAAGGTGCTGGAAGATGCAAGGAAGAGAGAAAAGCAAGACTTTGGTTTCTACGAGTGGATGACGGATGAGGTAAAAGAGTACTTTGAAGAGTTAGAAAGGAAGCCAGAGGAGGTAAGAACATGA
- a CDS encoding 2-oxoacid:ferredoxin oxidoreductase subunit beta: MLEVHLKPADYKSDVEPTWCSGCGDFGVVAALTRAYSELGLKPENIVSVSGIGCSSRLPLFVKNYSVHSLHGRAIPVAVGIKLARPDLTVIVETGDGDLFSIGAGHNPHAARRNIDITVICMDNQVYGLTKNQVSPTSREGLYGSLTPYGSIDRPVNPIATMLSYGATFVAQTYAGNLKHMTEVIKQAIQHKGFSFVNVISPCPTFNKVDTFQYYKGKVKDINEQGHDPSDYRKALELAFHDLDHYHDPNAPVPIGVFYKAELETYEDRMQSVKRRYKQVEDVQELIDMCKPKAL, from the coding sequence ATGTTAGAAGTTCACTTAAAACCTGCAGACTACAAGAGCGATGTAGAACCCACCTGGTGTTCGGGATGCGGTGATTTTGGTGTGGTGGCGGCTCTAACTAGAGCTTATTCGGAGCTTGGATTAAAGCCTGAAAACATAGTTTCCGTATCCGGTATAGGTTGTTCCTCAAGGCTTCCCCTCTTTGTTAAAAACTACTCGGTGCATTCACTGCACGGAAGAGCTATCCCAGTAGCTGTAGGCATAAAGCTGGCAAGGCCGGACCTTACCGTCATAGTGGAAACGGGCGACGGAGACCTCTTCTCCATAGGCGCGGGACACAACCCACACGCAGCACGCAGAAACATAGACATAACCGTCATATGTATGGACAATCAGGTTTATGGTCTTACCAAAAATCAAGTTTCTCCAACTTCAAGGGAAGGACTTTACGGCTCCCTAACACCTTACGGCTCCATAGACAGACCTGTAAACCCCATAGCCACCATGCTCTCCTACGGTGCCACCTTTGTTGCACAGACTTATGCGGGCAATCTCAAGCACATGACAGAGGTGATAAAGCAAGCTATACAGCATAAAGGCTTTTCCTTTGTAAATGTGATATCTCCCTGCCCCACCTTTAACAAAGTGGACACCTTCCAGTACTATAAGGGTAAGGTGAAGGACATAAACGAGCAGGGACACGACCCATCCGATTACAGAAAGGCTCTTGAACTTGCTTTCCATGACCTTGACCACTATCACGATCCGAACGCTCCAGTACCTATAGGCGTATTTTACAAAGCTGAGCTGGAAACCTACGAAGACAGGATGCAGTCCGTGAAGAGAAGGTACAAACAGGTGGAAGATGTGCAAGAACTCATAGATATGTGTAAGCCAAAAGCTTTATGA
- a CDS encoding carbon monoxide dehydrogenase beta subunit family protein has protein sequence MSMEVVPGPAGYIPTPPAFEGVELPPPGKALLYGKIVDEETAMREAAKAMLTRRNPTIFPGPLVLWGWNASAMEKAKAVLELAMEIPNCRIIPMPDYRPKYPKIDPEAEINPNHPNLTILHNKIEAAIFVGIHCHYANLSLRMIRAGTNCFTIALCAEMGHEDAMVSLRDQHAEEIRRFRDVLVQVREELGIKWEPKLPPENPSLPPENYETLSVVDYGEYSYLLIPRRGEHITESE, from the coding sequence ATGTCAATGGAAGTAGTTCCGGGACCTGCAGGTTATATACCAACACCACCTGCCTTTGAAGGCGTTGAGCTACCACCTCCGGGTAAGGCTCTTCTTTATGGAAAAATAGTGGACGAAGAGACCGCAATGAGGGAGGCAGCAAAGGCTATGCTCACTCGCAGAAATCCCACCATATTCCCGGGACCTTTAGTTCTCTGGGGATGGAATGCCAGCGCTATGGAGAAGGCAAAAGCGGTGCTGGAGCTGGCCATGGAGATACCCAACTGCAGGATAATACCCATGCCCGACTACAGACCCAAATATCCCAAGATAGACCCGGAGGCGGAGATAAACCCTAATCATCCCAACCTCACCATTCTTCACAACAAGATTGAGGCTGCTATATTTGTAGGTATACATTGTCACTATGCCAACCTGAGTTTGAGGATGATAAGAGCGGGTACTAACTGCTTTACCATAGCTCTCTGCGCGGAGATGGGACACGAAGATGCCATGGTTTCCCTCAGGGACCAGCACGCGGAAGAGATAAGAAGGTTCAGAGATGTGCTGGTTCAGGTGAGAGAGGAGCTTGGTATCAAGTGGGAGCCAAAGCTTCCACCTGAAAACCCATCGTTGCCACCAGAAAACTACGAAACCCTTTCCGTTGTAGATTACGGTGAATACTCTTACTTGCTCATACCCAGAAGGGGAGAGCATATAACAGAAAGTGAATAA
- a CDS encoding 2-oxoacid:acceptor oxidoreductase subunit alpha, with translation MAFDLTIKIGGEGGEGVISAGDFLTESAARAGYYVVNFKSFPAEIKGGYAQSTIRVSNKKLYTTGDGFDILCCFNGEAYEFNRKHLRPGTVLVYDSSDFEPEEHEGVVMYPVPLSHLAKDIMKAYITKNVIALGVLCGLFDIPVQSIKDSIKAKFLRKGQEIIELNYKALETGINYVRENIKKLDGYLFPPAKEPKDVVIMEGNQAIAKGAVVAGCKFYAAYPITPATTVGNYIVEDLIRVGGWLYQAEDEIASLGMALGASFAGVKAMTATSGPGLCLMTEFISYAGMTELPIVIVDVQRVGPATGMPTKHEQGDLYHAIYSGHGEIPRAVLAPTNVEESFYLTVEAFNLAEKYQIPVIVLTDASLSLRAEAFPTPKVKDIKVINRWVYNAEDDPEGKFRRAGRFLRYALFTEDGITPMGVPGDPNAIHAITGLERQENSDPRNRPDIRTWQMDKRFKKMEKLLREDAEKFYEMDAPFEKADIGIISWGLTASATKEAVERLRSKGRKINALYPKLLWPLRVDILENFAKSCRRIIMPESNYSGQLATVLRAETRIRPISYCIYRGEPFIPREIEEFIEYVLENSYIEEGKFTPANLYGEKAYGLI, from the coding sequence ATGGCGTTTGATTTGACCATCAAAATAGGTGGTGAAGGTGGTGAAGGTGTTATATCCGCCGGGGATTTTTTGACGGAATCTGCAGCACGGGCTGGTTATTATGTGGTTAACTTTAAGAGCTTCCCCGCGGAGATAAAGGGTGGGTATGCCCAGTCCACCATCAGAGTCTCCAACAAAAAGCTTTACACAACAGGAGATGGCTTTGACATTCTGTGCTGTTTTAATGGTGAGGCTTACGAATTTAACAGGAAGCATTTAAGGCCGGGTACGGTGCTCGTTTATGACTCTTCGGATTTTGAGCCGGAGGAGCACGAGGGTGTGGTCATGTATCCGGTTCCCCTCTCCCATCTGGCAAAGGACATAATGAAGGCTTACATAACAAAGAATGTAATAGCTCTGGGTGTTCTCTGTGGGCTGTTTGATATACCTGTGCAGTCTATAAAAGACTCAATAAAAGCAAAGTTTTTAAGAAAGGGACAGGAGATAATAGAACTAAACTATAAGGCTCTGGAGACGGGTATAAACTATGTCAGGGAGAATATAAAGAAATTGGATGGATACCTTTTCCCTCCTGCAAAGGAACCAAAAGATGTGGTAATCATGGAGGGCAATCAGGCAATAGCCAAGGGTGCGGTGGTGGCAGGCTGTAAGTTTTATGCAGCTTATCCCATAACGCCGGCAACGACGGTAGGAAACTACATAGTAGAAGACCTCATAAGGGTGGGAGGTTGGCTCTATCAAGCTGAGGATGAAATAGCCTCCCTCGGTATGGCTTTAGGGGCTTCTTTTGCAGGCGTAAAAGCTATGACCGCCACCTCCGGACCGGGATTATGCCTTATGACGGAGTTTATCTCTTACGCAGGTATGACGGAGCTTCCCATAGTGATAGTGGATGTGCAGAGGGTAGGACCTGCAACGGGTATGCCTACCAAGCACGAACAGGGAGACCTCTACCACGCCATATACTCAGGGCACGGTGAGATACCAAGGGCAGTGCTTGCTCCCACCAATGTGGAAGAGAGCTTTTACCTTACTGTGGAGGCTTTCAATCTGGCGGAAAAGTATCAGATACCCGTTATAGTTCTGACGGATGCATCCCTTTCTCTGAGAGCGGAAGCCTTCCCTACTCCAAAGGTAAAGGACATTAAGGTGATAAACAGATGGGTCTATAATGCAGAAGATGACCCCGAGGGTAAGTTCAGAAGAGCTGGAAGATTTCTTAGGTATGCCCTTTTTACCGAGGACGGCATAACGCCTATGGGTGTACCCGGAGACCCCAACGCCATACACGCCATAACGGGGCTTGAGCGTCAAGAAAACTCAGACCCAAGAAACAGACCTGACATAAGAACATGGCAGATGGACAAAAGGTTTAAGAAGATGGAAAAGCTCCTGAGGGAAGATGCGGAAAAGTTTTACGAGATGGATGCACCCTTTGAGAAGGCTGACATAGGTATCATATCCTGGGGTCTTACCGCATCCGCTACAAAGGAGGCTGTTGAGAGACTAAGGAGCAAAGGTAGAAAAATAAACGCCTTGTATCCCAAGCTCCTCTGGCCACTCAGGGTGGATATACTGGAAAACTTTGCAAAAAGCTGTAGGAGAATAATCATGCCTGAGAGTAACTACAGCGGTCAGCTTGCAACTGTGCTTAGGGCTGAAACGCGTATAAGACCTATAAGCTACTGCATATACAGGGGAGAACCCTTTATACCGAGGGAGATAGAGGAGTTTATAGAGTATGTACTGGAGAACTCTTACATTGAGGAGGGCAAATTTACACCTGCAAACCTTTACGGCGAAAAGGCTTACGGACTAATTTAA
- a CDS encoding transketolase C-terminal domain-containing protein — protein MPEQRVVDADYLLLEAPRERKFITGAQAMAEAVKRANVDIAIAYPITPQSEVMHLVGDLWAQGYLKDYYRAEEEYGAMSAIAGAVRGGARAFSATSGPGLLRGIEAIASWPGHRIPAVLGVLTRVVNAPLSIQPDNVEIAYLLNCGMVVLHAENQQDVFDFTLASFVISEKVDVYIPVAVCTEGFFVTHAKGYVNMTPEDMKLPPRDPYKAPVPPTDCEIPPARIQRDAPVQKSNFMSYLIHAVWQQEVWSSNIRAMKYIYKYLGGPIEVVNPDAEVFVVASGCAAAQGREAVRYAQMEGLNVGLVKVKSIRPFPEKEIREALSKAKAVIVPEHNIVGWLAREVKAVLPNNDRVIGGPRVYGGMTLPVELIMEKVYDAFGIKKQKKVVV, from the coding sequence ATGCCCGAGCAAAGAGTTGTAGATGCGGATTATCTTCTCTTAGAAGCACCAAGAGAGAGGAAGTTTATAACAGGCGCTCAGGCTATGGCGGAGGCTGTAAAGCGCGCCAATGTGGACATAGCCATAGCTTACCCGATTACTCCTCAGTCTGAGGTGATGCACTTAGTAGGTGATTTATGGGCTCAGGGATATCTCAAGGACTACTACAGGGCTGAAGAAGAGTACGGTGCCATGTCCGCCATAGCGGGAGCTGTTAGAGGTGGAGCAAGGGCTTTTTCTGCCACCTCTGGACCAGGGCTTTTGAGGGGTATTGAAGCTATAGCCTCCTGGCCAGGGCACAGAATACCCGCAGTTTTGGGAGTTCTCACCAGAGTGGTCAACGCACCCCTCTCCATACAGCCCGATAATGTGGAGATAGCTTACCTTCTCAACTGCGGTATGGTGGTGCTTCATGCAGAAAACCAGCAGGATGTTTTTGACTTTACCTTAGCAAGCTTTGTAATATCCGAGAAGGTGGATGTGTATATACCAGTAGCGGTGTGTACTGAGGGCTTTTTCGTCACCCACGCCAAGGGCTATGTTAACATGACCCCTGAGGATATGAAGCTACCTCCCAGAGACCCTTACAAGGCACCTGTACCCCCCACAGACTGCGAGATACCACCCGCAAGGATACAGAGGGACGCTCCGGTGCAGAAGTCCAACTTCATGAGCTACCTTATACACGCAGTGTGGCAGCAGGAGGTGTGGTCCTCCAACATAAGAGCCATGAAGTACATATACAAGTATCTGGGTGGACCCATAGAGGTGGTAAACCCCGACGCGGAGGTGTTTGTGGTAGCTTCTGGATGTGCTGCAGCGCAAGGAAGGGAAGCGGTGCGCTACGCACAGATGGAGGGTCTCAATGTGGGACTCGTGAAAGTAAAGTCCATAAGACCATTCCCAGAGAAGGAGATAAGAGAGGCTCTCTCCAAGGCTAAAGCGGTCATAGTGCCAGAACACAACATAGTAGGCTGGCTTGCCAGAGAGGTGAAGGCAGTCCTGCCCAACAACGACAGGGTTATAGGCGGACCCAGAGTCTATGGCGGTATGACCCTGCCGGTGGAGCTTATAATGGAGAAGGTCTACGATGCCTTTGGCATAAAGAAACAAAAGAAGGTTGTAGTATAA
- a CDS encoding 2-oxoacid:acceptor oxidoreductase family protein, whose product MKRYNIRIAGVGGQGVVTSAHILGNAMSAAGKYATLVPFFGSEKRMAPVEAYVRVSDQPIYEVGEVVYPNVIMIYHPQVITHGKSYTMPFYSGLKENGLVIINTDADIIPEEDWKILNDLNTRVHMFPATKLALEIAGTELATNMAMIGLFFGITKLVGFEHIEQAVRERFLGNTFVASGGTTALDSAIEKKFKKKMELLEKNMQVIREAFKIAEERGWVEEEAYTS is encoded by the coding sequence ATGAAACGCTATAATATAAGAATAGCAGGCGTTGGTGGGCAGGGAGTTGTCACCTCTGCCCACATTCTTGGTAATGCCATGTCCGCGGCAGGAAAGTACGCCACTCTTGTCCCCTTTTTCGGCTCTGAAAAGAGAATGGCACCGGTTGAAGCGTATGTGAGAGTCTCAGACCAGCCCATATACGAGGTGGGTGAGGTGGTCTACCCCAACGTGATAATGATATACCACCCCCAAGTTATAACTCACGGCAAGTCTTACACCATGCCCTTTTATTCAGGTCTTAAAGAGAACGGCCTTGTGATAATAAACACGGACGCGGACATAATACCCGAAGAAGACTGGAAGATACTCAATGACCTAAACACAAGGGTTCATATGTTCCCTGCCACCAAACTGGCACTTGAGATAGCCGGCACCGAGCTTGCCACCAACATGGCTATGATAGGTCTCTTCTTTGGCATCACAAAGCTTGTGGGCTTTGAACACATAGAGCAGGCTGTAAGAGAGAGATTCCTAGGTAATACCTTCGTGGCTTCTGGGGGTACCACAGCCCTTGACAGCGCCATAGAGAAGAAGTTCAAAAAGAAGATGGAGCTACTTGAAAAGAACATGCAGGTCATAAGAGAAGCCTTTAAGATAGCGGAGGAGCGTGGCTGGGTAGAGGAAGAGGCTTACACTTCTTAA
- a CDS encoding pentapeptide repeat-containing protein yields the protein MNYENVDLSFREFRDLVLEGGSFCASTLTCAKFVGCTLRGINFSDSFLGEAVFENCILEECTFNHANLQRAKFIKCTLTKSSFFGAFMGQVRFQECLIDGCDLSDCQIPDGEFRKTIISNSSFERSFVKSSTFEDALLKSVNVSHADLRKVSFINTTFDHIKDEGSIFYGKKPWSGKSSSKSWDEFESYGFD from the coding sequence ATGAACTACGAGAACGTTGACCTCTCCTTCAGAGAGTTTAGAGATTTAGTTCTGGAAGGTGGAAGCTTTTGCGCTTCCACTCTCACCTGTGCCAAATTTGTAGGATGTACCCTAAGAGGCATTAACTTCTCAGATAGCTTTCTGGGGGAAGCGGTTTTTGAAAACTGCATACTTGAAGAATGCACTTTCAACCATGCCAACCTTCAGAGAGCAAAGTTTATAAAGTGTACTCTTACTAAATCTTCCTTTTTCGGAGCTTTTATGGGGCAGGTGCGTTTTCAAGAGTGCCTTATAGATGGATGCGACCTCTCCGATTGCCAGATACCTGACGGTGAGTTCAGGAAAACCATTATATCCAACTCCTCCTTTGAAAGGTCTTTTGTCAAATCCTCCACATTTGAGGATGCACTGCTAAAAAGCGTTAATGTATCACATGCGGACCTCAGGAAGGTGAGCTTTATAAATACCACCTTTGACCACATTAAAGATGAAGGCTCTATATTCTACGGTAAAAAGCCTTGGAGCGGAAAAAGCTCATCTAAATCTTGGGATGAGTTTGAGAGCTATGGCTTTGATTGA
- a CDS encoding DUF29 domain-containing protein: MRTLSKEELKELYDKDFPLWVEINLQLLKEKAYDLVDWENLLEEIEDMGRSDLKACISYLAVILEHLYKWDNFKNLAGGEDVGSTWIKSIRNARKEILKVFDMYPSLRSKLPLELTTAWKHARRELEYWLEDNDYDPEKFNIPEKCPYTYEEAMSRDLKKELKGSS, translated from the coding sequence ATGAGGACGCTTAGTAAGGAAGAGCTAAAGGAGCTGTATGATAAGGACTTTCCACTTTGGGTTGAGATAAACCTGCAGCTTCTTAAGGAGAAAGCTTATGACCTCGTAGACTGGGAGAACCTCTTAGAGGAGATAGAGGATATGGGGAGGTCTGACCTCAAAGCGTGCATAAGCTACTTGGCGGTCATTTTGGAGCACCTTTACAAGTGGGATAACTTTAAAAACTTGGCAGGTGGTGAAGATGTAGGCTCGACTTGGATAAAGAGCATCAGAAACGCAAGAAAGGAGATATTAAAGGTGTTTGATATGTATCCCAGTTTGAGAAGCAAGTTGCCTCTTGAGTTGACTACCGCATGGAAGCATGCCAGACGAGAACTTGAGTATTGGCTTGAAGATAACGACTACGACCCTGAAAAGTTTAACATTCCTGAAAAATGCCCTTACACTTACGAAGAAGCCATGAGTAGAGATTTAAAAAAGGAGCTAAAAGGAAGCTCTTAG